In one Vicugna pacos chromosome 22, VicPac4, whole genome shotgun sequence genomic region, the following are encoded:
- the LOC102534505 gene encoding olfactory receptor 7G1-like, with product MESQNQTDVSEFLLLRLTEDPELKIVFFRLFLSMYLVTVLGNLLIVLAVLSDSHLHTPMYFFLSNLSFTDTCLSTSLMPKILVNIQAQTQSITYTGCLTQICFVLTFVLWDNFLLLVMAYDRYVAICHPLRYTVVMKPRLCVLLVLLSLFISTADALLHSLMLLRLSFCADLEIPLFFCEVVQVIKLACSDTLLNNILIYFAACVFGGVPLCGIIFSYIQIVSSVLRMPSSGRRYKAFSTCGSHLSVVSLFYRTAFGVYISSAVTDSSRKTAVASLMYTVVTPMMNPFIYSLRNRDMKGALRRLIGRVSCFL from the coding sequence ATGGAATCCCAAAATCAAACAGATGTTTCAGAATTTCTTCTCCTGAGACTGACAGAGGATCCAGAACTAAAGATCGTCTTCTTCAGACTGTTCCTGTCCATGTACCTGGTCACGGTCCTGGGAAACCTGCTCATTGTCCTGGCTGTCCTCTCTGACTcccacctccacacccccatgtacttctttctcTCCAATCTGTCCTTTACTGACACCTGTTTAAGCACATCCCTGATGCCAAAGATCCTGGTGAACATCCAAGCACAGACTCAGAGCATCACATACACAGGCTGCCTCACTCAGATCTGCTTTGTCCTGACTTTTGTTTTATGGGATAATTTTCTCCTCTTagtgatggcctatgaccgctatgtggctATTTGTCACCCGCTGAGATACACAGTCGTCATGAAGCCTCGCCTCTGTGTTCTGCTGGTTCTGCTCTCTTTGTTCATTAGCACCGCAGACGCCCTGCTCCACAGTCTGATGCTGTTGCGACTGTCCTTCTGCGCAGACCTGGAAATCCCCCTCTTCTTCTGTGAAGTTGTTCAGGTCATCAAACTTGCGTGTTCTGATACCCTCCTCAATAACATCCTGATATATTTTGCAGCCTGTGTATTTGGTGGTGTTCCCCTTTGTGGAATAATTTTCTCTTATATTCAAATTGTCTCCTCTGTTTTGAGAATGCCATCATCAGGTAGAAGGTATAAAGCTTTTTCCACTTGTGGGTCTCACCTCTCAGTTGTCTCCTTGTTCTACAGGACAGCTTTTGGGGTGTACATCAGTTCTGCAGTTACTGACTCTTCCAGGAAGACTGCAGTGGCTTCACTGATGTACACGGTGGTCACTCCCATGATGAACCCCTTCATCTACAGCCTGAGGAACAGAGACATGAAGGGAGCTTTGAGGAGACTCATTGGTAGAGTATCTTGTTTTCTGTGA